A portion of the Staphylococcus felis genome contains these proteins:
- a CDS encoding RDD family protein, translating into MVQTNQHELNAFFYAGFGRRFFSYIIDLLVLWGFSQMILNPIYTLTGINEWKLWINYFSVDHILNALIYFSYFVFMTKYFQQTIGKMILGISVYNVSITPLNWSDVLFREWIGRIISNILLGLPYLFVIFTPKHIGVHDYFADTVVVKNKYLKYIKENEALLRDKSSDNPYNNEVMY; encoded by the coding sequence ATGGTTCAGACGAATCAGCATGAATTAAATGCATTCTTTTATGCAGGTTTTGGACGCAGGTTTTTTAGTTATATTATAGATTTGTTGGTGCTTTGGGGATTTTCACAGATGATACTTAATCCGATATATACACTGACTGGTATCAATGAATGGAAATTGTGGATTAATTATTTTAGCGTTGATCACATTTTGAATGCATTAATCTATTTCAGTTACTTTGTATTTATGACAAAATATTTTCAACAAACGATTGGCAAAATGATATTAGGCATAAGTGTTTATAATGTCTCTATCACACCACTTAATTGGTCAGATGTCTTGTTTAGAGAATGGATTGGCCGAATCATATCGAATATATTATTAGGCCTTCCGTATTTATTTGTTATTTTTACGCCTAAACATATAGGTGTACATGATTATTTTGCTGATACAGTCGTAGTCAAAAATAAATATTTAAAATACATTAAAGAGAATGAAGCTTTATTGCGTGATAAGTCTTCTGATAATCCGTATAATAATGAAGTGATGTACTAA
- the tpx gene encoding thiol peroxidase encodes MTQVTFKGNTIHLLGQEVNVGQKAPDFKVVDNNLNSKSLADYKGKKKLINVVPSIDTGVCDQQTRRFNEEASQENGYVLTISLDLPFAQKRWCASSGLENVITLSDYQTHSFGENYGVVMEELQLLARSIFVLNADDEIIYKEIVPEGTDFPDFESALAAYQSLD; translated from the coding sequence ATGACACAAGTTACGTTTAAAGGAAATACAATTCACTTACTAGGACAAGAGGTAAACGTAGGACAAAAGGCTCCAGACTTCAAAGTAGTGGATAATAATCTGAACTCTAAGTCGTTAGCAGATTATAAAGGCAAGAAAAAATTAATTAACGTTGTACCATCAATAGACACAGGTGTTTGTGACCAACAAACTCGACGATTCAATGAAGAAGCAAGTCAAGAAAATGGCTATGTATTAACAATCTCTCTCGATTTACCATTCGCACAAAAAAGATGGTGTGCTTCAAGCGGGTTAGAAAATGTGATTACGCTCAGTGATTATCAAACGCATTCATTTGGAGAAAATTATGGTGTAGTGATGGAAGAATTACAATTACTTGCTCGTTCTATATTTGTATTGAATGCGGATGATGAAATTATCTATAAAGAAATTGTACCTGAAGGAACAGATTTTCCAGATTTTGAATCAGCACTAGCTGCATATCAAAGTTTAGACTAG